A genomic stretch from Pseudomonas alkylphenolica includes:
- a CDS encoding autotransporter family protein has protein sequence MAVVNLQKTLIALAITAAAHPVYAETLPLTNAGVQIENVSYADHVEVNGAFATTNSDLDAIEFNSVTFNKDLIINANVNANGTNADGLDLSMAGEDEDPSSFGPATEIFGNLVNKGSIAVSGGGVSAMLVDPAIIHGNLVNEGTLSVNGDEFEGDGIRALEFSGESQLHGNLINASTGQILANGKNAKGILLEGGEIDGKLINNGLIQVSGEGATALDATSNEYFGYTDLVDIGGIENNGRIIATGDDAVGVELDGVSFTTSSAQFVNNGLIQATDAAIEIGGFDIDGEGEGGPLTLVNRGTLVSEDEAIDASDASGVVVLDWQGGAITGNLIDLDRIYVTGDAVFKGTSADVDGYNIRMYDNGPLNVGTESSAGHLQLANAHTSLQGDLVVANGSSLDLNLSSATDASKAVLSVDGNATFKKGSQITLAAQGNDFTAAGSTYTLVKADSLDNQTESGKLVSSRSSLLNVDTYVVEGNQVVATVTGKSSSQVGEVIKDIGGSGNAQRAASAFSSVATQLASLNPQDKVFQAYVNASQDAQALRALAEQLTPEVNGGATQAATTGQTLISNVTSGRTSGARGMSSGEGFKEAGVWVQTLYSDASQDLRDNVAGYNAYSRGIAVGADGKLNDQVTLGVAYSYLNTDVNGKSGDKTKVDGHAFTLYGGFEQGNYFVDGSLTYGLNNNESKRSIANTTAKGDYDSNLFGVNLVGGYTYHVSPSVLVEPRVAARYSRVDIDGYREKGSSAALKVEDQRFEVAELGAGLRVAGNFPLGSGALEPQAQVMAYHDFIGDEVSSTSTFISGNTPFVTSGASAVRNSYEAGVGADYHLGAVTVGLSYDYVGKSDFDADTVTAKVRYDF, from the coding sequence GTGGCTGTCGTTAACCTACAAAAAACCCTTATCGCGCTTGCTATCACCGCAGCAGCACATCCCGTTTACGCTGAAACCCTGCCTTTGACCAACGCGGGCGTGCAGATCGAAAACGTCTCTTATGCGGACCACGTTGAAGTCAATGGCGCGTTCGCTACGACCAACAGCGACCTGGACGCCATCGAGTTCAACAGCGTTACCTTCAACAAGGACCTGATCATCAATGCCAACGTTAATGCCAATGGCACTAACGCTGATGGCCTGGACCTGTCTATGGCGGGTGAGGACGAAGACCCTTCGTCGTTCGGCCCGGCGACCGAAATCTTCGGTAACCTGGTGAACAAGGGCAGCATTGCGGTGAGTGGTGGTGGTGTGTCGGCAATGCTGGTTGACCCGGCTATCATCCACGGCAACCTGGTCAACGAAGGCACCTTGAGCGTTAACGGCGACGAGTTCGAAGGTGACGGTATCCGTGCGCTGGAATTCTCCGGTGAGTCGCAATTGCACGGCAATCTGATCAACGCCAGCACGGGCCAGATTCTGGCGAACGGCAAGAACGCCAAGGGTATCTTGCTCGAAGGCGGCGAGATTGACGGCAAGCTGATCAACAATGGCTTGATTCAGGTCAGCGGCGAGGGCGCCACTGCTCTGGATGCCACTTCCAATGAATACTTCGGCTACACCGATCTTGTCGACATCGGCGGCATTGAAAACAATGGCCGCATCATCGCAACGGGTGACGATGCGGTTGGCGTTGAGCTGGACGGCGTCAGCTTTACCACTTCGTCTGCCCAGTTCGTCAACAATGGCCTGATTCAGGCTACCGACGCCGCAATTGAAATCGGTGGCTTTGACATTGATGGTGAGGGCGAAGGCGGCCCGCTCACGCTGGTCAACCGTGGCACCCTGGTTTCTGAAGACGAAGCCATCGATGCCTCCGACGCATCCGGTGTGGTAGTGCTGGACTGGCAAGGCGGCGCGATCACCGGCAATCTGATCGATCTGGATCGCATTTATGTTACCGGTGATGCAGTGTTCAAGGGCACCAGTGCCGATGTCGATGGCTACAACATCCGCATGTACGACAACGGTCCGTTGAATGTCGGTACCGAGAGCAGTGCAGGGCATCTGCAACTGGCTAATGCCCACACCTCGTTGCAGGGTGACCTGGTGGTAGCCAACGGCTCATCGCTGGATCTGAACCTGAGCAGCGCGACCGATGCCAGCAAGGCAGTCTTGAGCGTCGACGGCAATGCAACCTTCAAGAAGGGTTCGCAAATCACCCTGGCCGCCCAGGGCAACGATTTTACCGCCGCTGGCAGCACCTACACGCTGGTCAAGGCTGATTCGCTGGATAACCAGACCGAGTCCGGCAAGCTGGTCAGCAGCCGTTCCTCGCTGTTGAACGTCGATACCTATGTCGTCGAAGGCAATCAGGTCGTTGCGACCGTCACCGGGAAATCGTCTTCGCAAGTCGGTGAGGTGATCAAGGACATCGGCGGTTCGGGCAACGCCCAGCGCGCCGCTTCGGCATTCAGCAGCGTTGCCACGCAACTGGCCAGCTTGAACCCGCAGGACAAAGTCTTCCAGGCCTATGTCAATGCATCGCAGGACGCTCAAGCGCTGCGCGCGCTGGCTGAGCAGTTGACCCCAGAGGTCAATGGCGGGGCGACTCAGGCCGCGACCACCGGCCAGACACTGATCAGCAACGTCACCAGTGGCCGCACCTCCGGGGCGCGTGGCATGTCTTCGGGCGAGGGCTTCAAGGAAGCGGGTGTCTGGGTGCAAACCCTGTACAGCGATGCCAGCCAGGACCTGCGTGACAATGTCGCGGGTTACAACGCCTACAGCCGCGGCATCGCGGTGGGTGCCGACGGTAAGCTCAACGATCAGGTAACCTTGGGTGTGGCGTACAGCTACCTGAATACCGACGTCAACGGCAAGAGCGGTGACAAAACCAAGGTCGATGGTCATGCATTCACGCTGTACGGCGGTTTTGAGCAAGGTAACTACTTTGTTGATGGCAGCCTGACCTATGGTCTGAACAACAACGAAAGCAAGCGCAGCATTGCCAACACAACCGCCAAAGGCGATTACGACAGCAACCTGTTTGGTGTGAACCTGGTCGGTGGCTACACCTACCACGTCTCGCCATCGGTGCTGGTTGAGCCTCGCGTAGCCGCGCGCTACAGCAGGGTTGATATCGACGGTTACCGTGAAAAAGGCAGCTCCGCAGCACTTAAAGTCGAAGATCAGCGCTTCGAAGTGGCTGAACTGGGTGCAGGTCTGCGCGTTGCCGGCAATTTCCCGCTGGGCAGTGGCGCGCTTGAGCCGCAGGCCCAAGTCATGGCGTATCACGACTTTATCGGTGATGAAGTCAGCAGCACCTCTACCTTCATTTCGGGTAACACGCCGTTCGTGACCAGCGGTGCCAGTGCGGTACGAAACAGCTATGAAGCGGGTGTAGGCGCTGACTACCACCTGGGCGCTGTGACGGTTGGCTTGAGCTACGACTATGTAGGCAAGTCTGACTTCGATGCCGATACGGTCACCGCCAAAGTGCGTTACGACTTCTGA
- a CDS encoding universal stress protein — MTSLNHVLVATDLSTSARNAAQRAALLSKEQHASLDLLYVANPAPFERLKQVVVPDEDLLNRVLGSAREKINELAEALFQRYDIGAGVQVASGSVVSEITRVVQDKHSNLLVCGAKGQSLARRLLLGSTVQRMLSRMLCPLLVVKHAPRDAYRTLLVPVDFSPASLRSIELAKAVAPQAEIILLHVYEAPFEGSMRFAHIDQETLNHYRNVIKKDAVQQLAALSEAAGLSNARQIVVHGDAAWRIVEQEQELDCDLIVIGKQGESALEELLIGSVTKHVLNESQCDVLVSL, encoded by the coding sequence ATGACCTCGTTGAACCACGTACTGGTTGCCACCGACCTGTCCACCTCTGCCCGCAACGCGGCACAGCGGGCCGCACTGTTGAGCAAGGAGCAGCATGCATCGCTGGATCTGCTCTACGTTGCCAATCCAGCCCCCTTCGAGCGGCTCAAGCAGGTCGTGGTGCCTGATGAAGACTTGTTGAATCGCGTGCTTGGGAGTGCAAGAGAAAAAATTAACGAACTGGCAGAAGCGCTGTTCCAGCGCTACGACATCGGCGCTGGCGTACAGGTTGCGTCCGGTTCGGTTGTCAGCGAAATCACCCGGGTGGTGCAGGACAAGCACAGCAACCTGTTGGTCTGCGGGGCGAAGGGCCAAAGCCTGGCCCGTCGCCTGCTGCTCGGCTCTACCGTGCAAAGAATGCTGAGCCGCATGCTCTGCCCTTTGCTAGTGGTCAAGCACGCACCTCGCGATGCGTACCGTACCTTGCTCGTCCCGGTTGATTTTTCGCCTGCATCGCTGCGTTCCATCGAACTGGCAAAGGCTGTTGCGCCGCAGGCCGAGATCATCCTCCTGCACGTGTACGAAGCCCCCTTCGAGGGCAGCATGCGCTTCGCCCACATTGACCAGGAGACCCTCAATCACTACCGCAATGTCATCAAGAAAGACGCCGTGCAACAACTCGCGGCATTGAGCGAAGCCGCCGGGCTGAGCAATGCCCGGCAAATCGTGGTGCACGGTGACGCCGCCTGGCGGATCGTTGAGCAGGAGCAGGAGCTGGATTGCGACCTGATCGTGATCGGCAAGCAGGGTGAAAGCGCTCTGGAGGAACTGTTGATCGGCAGCGTTACCAAGCATGTGCTCAACGAATCCCAGTGTGATGTGCTGGTGTCGCTGTAG
- a CDS encoding NUDIX hydrolase — MSEHRIRALALCVFHHQGKILVNQFYDAESDQTLFRPIGGGIDFGERSVDAIAREVQEELNQSISDVRLLGTLESIFTYAGKPAHEIVQVYDAKFSDMSLYQQSCLIGHESDGAAFKATWRDSSSFTDTSPLVPEGLHDLLRAVSLLA; from the coding sequence GTGTCAGAGCACCGCATTCGCGCCCTCGCCCTGTGCGTCTTTCATCACCAGGGAAAGATTCTGGTTAACCAGTTTTACGACGCTGAATCTGATCAGACCCTGTTTCGCCCCATCGGCGGTGGCATCGATTTCGGCGAGCGCAGCGTCGATGCTATTGCCAGAGAAGTGCAGGAAGAACTGAACCAGTCGATCAGCGATGTGCGTCTGCTCGGCACTCTGGAGAGCATCTTCACCTATGCCGGTAAACCGGCGCACGAGATTGTCCAGGTCTATGACGCTAAATTCAGCGACATGAGCCTTTACCAACAATCCTGCTTGATAGGTCACGAAAGCGATGGCGCAGCGTTCAAGGCCACATGGCGTGATAGTTCAAGCTTCACCGATACATCACCGCTGGTTCCGGAAGGACTGCACGATCTGCTCAGGGCAGTTTCGCTGTTGGCGTGA
- a CDS encoding OsmC domain/YcaO domain-containing protein: MEIKVNFLDNLRLEAKFDDFTVVADQPIRYKGDGSAPGPFDYFLASSALCAAYFVKLYCQTRDIPTDNIRLSQNNIVDPENRYNQIFKIQVELPADISAKDRQGILRSIDRCTVKKVVQTGPEFVIEEVDNLDANAQALLMLDPASDASTYIVGKDLPLEQTIANMSAILAGLGMKIEIASWRNIVPNVWSLHIRDAQSPMCFTNGKGATKESALASALGEFIERLNCNFFYNDQFWGEEIANAAFVHYPDERWFKPGRKDALPAEILDGYCLEIYNPDGELRGSHLYDTNSGNEARGICSLPFVRQSDGEVVYFPSNLIENLYLSNGMSAGNTLAEAQVQCLSEIFERAVKREILEGELALPDVPQEVLAKYPAILAGIQGLEEQGFPVLVKDASLGGEFPVMCVTLMNPRTGGVFASFGAHPSFEVALERSLTELLQGRSFEGLNDLPQPTFESHALTEPNNFVEHFIDSSGVVSWRFFSAKADFEFVEWDFSGQGENSNAEEAATLFGILESMGKEAYMAVYEHLGATACRILVPGYSEIYPVDDLIWDNTNKALFFREDILNLHRLDESELRALVERLEESELDDYTDITTLIGIEFDDNTVWGQLTILELKLLTHLALQQFEEAKELVETFLQFNDNTVERGLFYQALNVVLEVQLDDDLELDDYVFNFRRMFGNERMDAVIGSVDGSVRFYGLTPTSMKLEGLDRHLRLIDSYKKLHAARARTLV, from the coding sequence ATGGAAATCAAGGTCAACTTTCTCGACAACCTTCGGCTTGAAGCCAAGTTTGATGACTTCACCGTGGTCGCCGATCAGCCTATCCGCTATAAAGGCGATGGTTCGGCACCGGGTCCGTTCGATTATTTTCTGGCGTCGTCGGCGTTGTGTGCGGCTTACTTTGTGAAGTTGTACTGCCAAACGCGCGATATTCCCACCGATAATATTCGCCTGTCGCAAAACAATATTGTTGATCCGGAAAACCGTTACAACCAGATCTTCAAGATCCAGGTCGAGCTGCCAGCCGATATCTCCGCCAAGGATCGCCAGGGCATCCTGCGTTCCATCGACCGTTGTACGGTGAAGAAGGTGGTGCAGACCGGGCCTGAGTTTGTGATCGAGGAAGTCGACAACCTCGACGCCAATGCCCAGGCATTGCTGATGCTGGACCCGGCGTCCGACGCCAGCACCTATATCGTCGGCAAGGATCTGCCGCTCGAGCAGACCATCGCCAACATGTCGGCGATTCTCGCCGGCCTGGGCATGAAGATTGAAATCGCCTCGTGGCGCAACATTGTCCCCAACGTCTGGTCGCTGCATATCCGCGATGCGCAGTCGCCGATGTGTTTTACCAACGGCAAGGGCGCGACCAAAGAAAGCGCGCTGGCTTCGGCGCTGGGCGAATTCATCGAACGACTGAACTGCAACTTCTTCTACAACGATCAGTTCTGGGGCGAAGAGATCGCCAACGCGGCGTTTGTGCATTACCCGGACGAGCGCTGGTTCAAGCCTGGCCGCAAAGATGCGCTGCCGGCGGAAATCCTCGACGGCTACTGCCTGGAAATCTACAACCCCGATGGCGAGCTGCGCGGCTCGCATCTGTACGACACCAACTCCGGCAATGAAGCGCGTGGCATCTGTTCGCTGCCTTTTGTGCGCCAGTCGGACGGCGAGGTGGTGTATTTCCCCTCCAACCTGATCGAAAACCTGTACCTGAGCAACGGCATGAGCGCCGGTAACACGCTGGCCGAAGCGCAGGTGCAATGCCTGTCGGAAATCTTCGAGCGCGCGGTCAAACGCGAAATTCTGGAAGGTGAACTGGCACTGCCGGATGTGCCGCAGGAGGTGCTGGCCAAGTACCCGGCGATCCTCGCCGGCATTCAGGGTCTGGAAGAGCAGGGCTTCCCGGTGCTGGTGAAGGATGCGTCGCTGGGCGGAGAATTCCCGGTGATGTGCGTCACCTTGATGAACCCCCGTACCGGCGGCGTATTTGCCTCGTTCGGCGCGCACCCAAGCTTTGAAGTGGCGCTGGAGCGCAGCCTGACGGAACTGCTCCAGGGCCGCAGCTTCGAAGGCCTGAACGACCTGCCGCAGCCGACGTTCGAAAGCCACGCGCTGACCGAGCCGAACAACTTTGTTGAGCACTTCATCGATTCCAGCGGTGTGGTGTCGTGGCGTTTCTTCAGTGCCAAAGCCGATTTCGAATTCGTTGAGTGGGACTTCTCCGGCCAGGGTGAAAACTCCAACGCCGAAGAAGCCGCGACCTTGTTCGGCATTCTCGAAAGCATGGGCAAAGAAGCGTACATGGCGGTGTACGAACACCTCGGCGCAACGGCCTGCCGCATTCTCGTGCCGGGCTATTCGGAAATTTACCCGGTCGACGACCTGATCTGGGACAACACCAACAAAGCACTGTTTTTCCGCGAAGACATTCTCAACCTGCACCGCCTTGACGAGAGCGAGCTGCGCGCGCTGGTTGAGCGTCTGGAAGAGAGCGAGCTGGATGACTACACCGACATCACCACACTGATCGGCATCGAGTTCGATGACAACACGGTCTGGGGTCAGTTGACGATTCTGGAGTTGAAGCTGCTGACCCATCTCGCCTTGCAGCAGTTCGAAGAGGCCAAGGAACTGGTGGAAACCTTCCTGCAGTTCAACGACAACACCGTCGAGCGTGGACTGTTCTATCAGGCCCTGAACGTGGTGCTGGAAGTGCAGCTCGACGACGACCTGGAGCTGGACGACTACGTGTTCAACTTCCGCCGGATGTTTGGCAACGAGCGGATGGACGCGGTGATCGGCTCGGTGGACGGCAGCGTGCGCTTCTATGGCTTAACGCCTACGAGCATGAAGCTGGAAGGGCTCGACAGGCACCTGCGGTTGATCGACAGCTATAAAAAGTTGCACGCGGCGCGGGCCAGAACATTGGTTTGA